A region of bacterium DNA encodes the following proteins:
- a CDS encoding tetratricopeptide repeat protein, translating into MLSDKEARVCCCAVLACVLAVGLVLSGCAGEGSEQSRKYSELGRTLGKQGKYHEALDAFNKSIAADPKNAEAHNGLGFCYVLLGQEQKGEQELKEALRLKPGLTKALRNLASVYQRQNRTKEAVPLLEQITDASPGDAKYWSFLMTAYMGEHQIEKALVAGKRSLDLAPNDPTVVVNYANMQKQLTKLDEAEQYYRKVVDMNPADKQVSSLAITGLFDVYYLQGQYSKAKVIALKAQKDFPNDFAVYYNLAMLYEKLNESDLAGQNYDKAMALASDNAVLLVRSGEFYNRIGKGKRAEEIYRKAIEVDPRSVDAYLHLIENAITTGEGVAEAEGYCEKALSFANQYEKPKLLDQMAVLKRRLGDLDASIKYCEDALASLPKKDKVGEAAIRVHLAETYREQGKFALTKKELEAALALSPPESLLKEIETVASKLPPQWAPNLGDTEPKSSEKSSN; encoded by the coding sequence TTGCTCTCAGATAAGGAGGCCAGAGTCTGCTGCTGTGCGGTCTTAGCATGCGTTCTAGCTGTGGGTTTAGTGCTGTCGGGCTGCGCAGGAGAGGGCAGCGAGCAGTCGCGCAAATACTCCGAGCTTGGCCGGACGCTCGGCAAACAGGGCAAGTATCACGAGGCCCTCGATGCGTTCAATAAATCAATAGCCGCGGACCCCAAGAATGCGGAAGCTCATAACGGGTTGGGTTTTTGCTATGTTCTGCTTGGCCAGGAGCAGAAGGGAGAGCAAGAGCTGAAAGAGGCCTTACGGCTCAAGCCAGGCCTCACCAAAGCTCTCCGGAATCTCGCCTCAGTGTATCAGCGCCAGAACAGGACGAAGGAGGCAGTCCCACTTCTTGAACAGATCACGGACGCGAGTCCCGGCGACGCGAAGTACTGGTCATTCCTCATGACGGCCTACATGGGCGAACATCAGATAGAGAAGGCACTGGTCGCCGGCAAACGATCGCTCGACCTCGCCCCAAACGATCCCACAGTCGTCGTGAACTACGCAAACATGCAAAAACAGCTGACCAAACTCGATGAGGCGGAGCAATACTACAGAAAAGTCGTCGATATGAATCCGGCAGACAAGCAGGTCAGCTCTTTGGCAATCACAGGTCTGTTCGACGTTTATTACCTACAGGGCCAATACTCGAAGGCAAAGGTTATTGCCCTGAAGGCTCAAAAGGACTTCCCAAACGATTTCGCGGTTTACTACAACCTGGCGATGCTATACGAGAAGCTCAACGAGAGCGATCTGGCAGGCCAAAACTACGACAAAGCGATGGCGCTTGCGTCCGACAACGCAGTTCTGTTGGTCAGGTCAGGGGAGTTCTACAACCGTATTGGCAAGGGGAAACGAGCTGAAGAGATTTACCGAAAAGCGATCGAGGTCGATCCCAGGTCTGTGGACGCCTACCTTCATCTAATCGAGAATGCGATCACGACCGGGGAGGGGGTGGCCGAGGCCGAGGGTTATTGCGAGAAAGCTCTCTCGTTTGCCAATCAGTATGAAAAGCCAAAACTGCTCGACCAAATGGCGGTTTTGAAGCGAAGGCTGGGCGACCTGGATGCCTCCATCAAGTATTGTGAGGACGCGCTTGCGAGCCTACCCAAGAAAGACAAAGTAGGCGAGGCGGCAATCCGTGTGCATCTTGCCGAGACCTATCGGGAGCAAGGAAAGTTCGCTCTCACAAAGAAAGAGCTCGAAGCCGCATTGGCGCTCTCCCCCCCAGAATCCTTGCTCAAGG